A genomic region of Cannabis sativa cultivar Pink pepper isolate KNU-18-1 chromosome 1, ASM2916894v1, whole genome shotgun sequence contains the following coding sequences:
- the LOC133035573 gene encoding uncharacterized protein LOC133035573: MAFPSNSHNNMLEGLSTSRAPFFDGVDFPYWKIRMETYLQSIDYDLWHIVCYGPYIPMHVVDGVETVKKYDAYNENDKKMMSKNAKAKYALICGLDRDIFKNIEQASSAHDMWKMLEVLTQKDMVTKILRSLTKAYQGKVVAIQEAKDLSTLPLEELIGSLMNHEIFMNAQEEEEVDKKKKNTIAFKSTSHDDSEASEHGDIDMEDITLLTKKFKKFLKFKKNANRFYKGSNSRESSRKDDQITCYECKKPGHMKTDCPLRKRNRRRAMVATWSESEKESSEDEQHEIANTCFMAIDDKVSNPDHSSDFESESDDDALDMSYDELSKSFNDLFVDFEKLLAKNSTQRKKISLLLEEVEALKVKENEFLIETQCKKCSLFEKDVVNLKAKIDDLNKVVYNFTKGKENFEMMLGSQKCAFSKSGIGYNTSVKQKLLKNFFVKSSSNLNLICTYCNQDGHTKSYCHVKKNAYFCKAIWIQKVLKTNIKGPKVMWVPKRKI; encoded by the exons atggcgtttccaagcAATTCACACAATAACATGCTAGAAGGTTTAAGCACAAGTAGAGCACCATTCTTTGATGGGGTAgactttccttattggaaaattagaatggaaacgtATCTTCAATCCATTGattatgatttgtggcatattgtatGTTATGGTCCTTACATTCCTATGCATGTTGTAGATGGTGTAGAAACTGTAAAGAAATATGATGCATACAATGAAAATGATAAAAAGATGATGTCTAAGAATGCTAAGGCTAAGTATGCTTTAATATGTGGATTAGATagagatatatttaaaaatattgagcaAGCCTCCTCGGCTcatgatatgtggaaaatgtTAGAA gtacttacacAAAAAGATATGGtcaccaagattttgagaagtctcaccaaagCCTACCAAGGCAAAGTAGTTGCCATCCAAGAAGCCAAGGACCTCTCAACTCTACCATTGGAAGAGCTCATTGGTTCTCTCATGAATCATGAGATTTTCATGaatgctcaagaagaagaggaagtcgataaaaagaagaagaacaccATTGCATTCAAATCCACTTCACATGATGATAGTGAAGCTAGTGAGCATGGTGATATTGATATGGAGGATATAACACTACTCACAAAGAAATTTAAGAAGTTTTTGAAgttcaagaagaatgcaaatAGATTTTACAAAGGGAGTAACTCAAGGGAGAGCTCAAGAAAAGATGATCAAATTACTTGCTATGAATGCAAAAAGCCCGGTCATATGAAAACGGATTGTCCCTTGAGAAAGAGGAATAGAAGAAGGGCAATGGTGGCTACTTGGAGTGAAAGCGAGAAAGAAAGTTCCGAAGATGAACAACATGAGATAGCCAACACTTGCTTTATGGCCATTGATGATAAGGTAAGTAATCCTGACCATTCAAGTGATTTTGAAAGTGAAAGTGATGATGATGCACTTGATATGTCTTATGATGAATTATCAAAATCCTTTAATGATTtgtttgttgattttgaaaaattgctTGCTAAGAACTCAactcaaagaaagaaaataagtttATTGCTTGAAGAAGTTGAGGCtttaaaagtaaaagaaaatgAGTTTTTGATTGAAACCCAATGCAAAAAGTGTTCCTTATTTGAAAAAGATGTTGTAAACTTGAAAGCTAAAATTGATGATTTAAACAAGGTggtttacaattttacaaaaggaaaagagaattttgaaatgatgCTTGGGAGTCAAAAATGTGCTTTTTCAAAAAGTGGTATAGGATATAACACTAGTGTGAAACAAAAATTACTTAAGAATTTCTTTGTCAAGTCATCTAGTAATTTGAACTTAATTTGCACTTATTGTAATCAAGATGGTCACACTAAATCCTATTGCCATGTGAAAAAGAATGCCTATTTTTGTAAGGCTATTTGGATACAAAAGGTTTTAAAGACTAACATCAAAGGACCCAAAGTCATGTGGGTACCAAAAAGAAAGATATAA